The Archangium primigenium genomic interval ACGCGGTTCGAAGCGCAGGGCGGCGCCGCTGCCTTGGGACGCCTGGAGGCCACGGAGGCGTCGCTCTCTTCGGCAGAGGCCCTGGCCAAGGCCGTAGCGGTTGTGGAGGGGGTGGCCACCTCCCCCCAGGGCCCCATGGCCGTGGTGATGTTCAAGAGGAAGATGGGCGGTGGATCGGAGACGGTTCCAGGCGGCCGGGGTGCCGAGACCGTCATCCGCCACCGAGGTGGCAACCGGCAGGTGACGCTCGGGGACGGTCAGCGCTGGCACTTGCCGCGCGGCAAGTCGGTCGTGGACATTCCCACCGAGGACAAGGTGGGCGACATTCTCCAGGAGGCTGTCACCCAGGCGGCCCAGAAATGGAGACCCGACAAGCTCACTCCGAACGAAAAAGACGCCATCGCCCGGGCCATGAAGAAGGGCGAGGCCTGGCTGGCGCGGCTACTGGAGCGCGAGGCGCGGGGACGCTTCGTGGAAGACGAAGTCGGCAAGCAGTTCAAGCATCTCTACAACTTCAGCCGAAACAAGGGCGTCGATGTGGAAGTCCCAGGGGGCTTCAAGTACGAGATTCTCACCGGCACGGACTCGAACCTGGCGCGGCATGGGCGGCGCATGGCGGGCGAGTTCTTCCGGATGCTCACGTTCTGAGGGACGGGCGGATGCTCTACGACAAGGTCTTCTACGAGGACCAGGAAATTGAAAACGAGCGACTGGAGCTGACCGACAAGGGAGCGCTCTACTTCCTCGGAGCCAATGTCACCTTCAAGAAGTGCACGCTGGTCCTCAAGGTCTCGGCCAGAAATCTACTGATCGATGAAGGCACGCGGTTCATCGACTGCACCTTCGAGGTGAAACAGGAACTGAAGAACCACCAGCAGTGGGTGTTCGCCTCATTGAAGGGATGTCGATTCAAGGGTCGCCTGTCGGGCTGTGACTTCGGGTACTGGCCTGATTACTCAGACAGGGCGGAGCACGGTTCCATTGAAGACTGCGACTTCACCGAGGCCCGGCTGGATGGGTGTCGATTTCACGGCGGCCATACCGACACCCTGCGCTTGCCCAGGTGGCCCTGCTTCACCTTCCTGGACCCCGTGGGTCGAGCCCTTGAACTCCGCGGCGTCAAATGGCCGGGAAGCTTTGGCGAGATCGTCGTGGACAACCTGCACACCCACCCGTCATCCACCCAGGCCTTGACCTACGACGCTTCGGCCGCGGCCAGGCGTTTCGAGACCACGCCGGAGGAACTTCGGGCCGTCATCGAGAAGTTCGACTGCATCGTCTCCTGACGGTTTTGGAGTGCTCGCGCGAGCTTCCCGCCGCCCTTCACCGCGCCGAGTAGCCCCCGTCGATCACGTGCACGCCGCCGGTGATGAAGGCGGCGCGCTCGGACAGCAGGAAGGCGGCGAACTCCGCCACCTCGTGGGGCTGGCCCAGGCGGCCCATGGGGTGCAGCGCGGCCAGGGCCTCGCGCTCCTCCGGCGGGCTGGCGAGGAGGTCCGGCGTGGCGATGAAGCCCGGCGCGAGGGCGTTCACCCGGATGCCCCGCGTCGCGTACTCGAGCGCCGCCGCGCGGGTGAGCCCCACGATGCCGTGCTTGGCCGCGACGTAGGCGGGCTCGCCCTCCACGCCGACGATGCCCGCCGCCGACGTCATGTTGACGATGGCGCCCCCGCCCGAGGCCAGCAGCGCGGGCAGCTCGTGGCGCAGGCCGTGGAAGACGCCATCCAGGTTCGTGGCGAGCACCCGGCGCCACTCCTCCACGGAATACTCCCCGGTGTTCACGCCGCGCTCGCCCGTGAAGCCCGCGTTGTTCACGGCCAGGTGCAGCGCGCCGAAGTGGGCGCACGTGCGGGCCACGGCCTGCTCCATCGCGCGGGCGTCGGAGACATCCGCCGTCACCGAGAGGGTGCTGCCGCCCGTGGGGTCGTACCGCGCGGCCACCGCCTGGACGCGCTCGGCCCGGTTGTCCACGAGCGCCACACGCGCGCCGCCCGCGAGCAGTCGCCGCGCGATCGCCTCGCCCAGGCCCGAGCCGGCCCCCGTGACGAGCGCCACCCGGCCCGCGAAGTCGTTCACGGGGCCGGGGTCTGGGCGATGGGGTGCGCGCGCAGCCAGGCCTGGGCGCGCTGGATGCGCTCGACGGAGGCGGGCAGCTTCATGTCCGCGAGCAGCGCGCGGTAGGGCTCCAGGTCGTCCGCCGTCCACTCGCTCTTGGCCTCGAGGTCCGCGCGCACCACCTGCTCCTCGGCCGAGCGGGCTTCGGGCTCGCCGCGTGCGGTGAGCACGGCGGCGAGCACCATGCGCACGGGCTCGGCCTGCACGGCCACGGCGGCGTCGGTGAAGAAGCCCCGGGTCGCCTCGTCGAGCGCCGGGTCCTGGGCCCGCGTGCGCAGGCGCTCGAGCAGGTGCGTCTGGAAGTCCGGGTCGTCCGCCAGCGCCCGCTTCATGGCGCCGAGGAAGCCCGACACGGCGGCGCTCCGGGCGGGGGCGTCCAGGGCGGGGTCCTTGAGCGCGGTGAGCGGCGCCCAGAGCACGCTGGTGAGCCACACCTGCTCCTCGGGGGCGAGCAGCGAGGGCGTGGTGGGCTGGCGCATGGCCGCCTCCACGCGCCCGGCGCGCTCCTTGGCCTCCTGGGCGATGCGCTGCGCGAGGCCCGGGTCGCTCTCCACGTACTTCACCAGCGCGTCCATGTCGCCCTCGCCCGCCTGGCGCAGGGCCTCGCGCGCCTCGTCGGACAGGGCGGCGTCCCCGGTGTCCACGCTCGCCGCGAGCGCCTGGCCGTGCCTGGCCCCCCACTCGCGGAACTGGGCGCTGAACACCACGTCCAGCACCGGCCGGTCCTCGGGCCGCACCCGGCCGTCCTTGGGCGTGGAGGCCAGGAGCGCGCCGAGGCACAGCGCCTGACGGTCCTCGGCGCTCAACCCCGCGGCGGTGGCGCGCGCGAGCAGGGTGGCGCGCAGCTTGTCCAGGAAGGCGCGCGTGCCCAGCTCGCGCACGGTGGACAGCCGCAGCGCGTTGCGCGCCTGGGCGGGGTCGCGCTCCACGGCCTCCTCCATCCGGTCGAGCTGGCGCGACACGTGGGTATGGAAGAGCGCGGCGTCGAAGCGCAGGCCGGGCACGGGGCCCCACTGGGTGAGCAGGCCGCCCAGGTGCTCCAGCGTGCGCGACACGCCCTCCAGGTCCTCGCCGCGCAGGAGCGCCATGGCCTTCTGGAGCTCGTCCGCCAGCGGGTGGCCCGCGCGGGGGGCGGGGGCCGCCGACTCGCGCAGCCGATCCTCCGCCGCGTGGCAGGCCTTGTACTTCTTTCCACTGCCACACGGGCAGGGCTCGTTGCGTCCGGGCTTCTGGCGGCTCACGTCCACCTCCTCGGGGCCCCTCTAGCACGGGGAGCATGCCCCCGGCCTGGAGGCGCGTTAGGTTGTGCCCATGAAAAGACTTCTCGGTGTGATGTCGCTCCTCGCGGCCGTGGGCGTGGCCCAGGCCCAGTCGCCCAAGCCGCAAGCCGCGGCGCCCGTGCCCGCCGCCCCGGCCGCCGACGCCTCGGCCCCGAGCGCGGGCGGCCTCACCTGGACGGCGCCCAAGGACTGGGAGGCGCAGCCGGCGCGGCCCATGCGCGCGGCCACCTACCGCATCGCCCCGGCCAAGGGGGACACGGAGCCGGCGGAGCTGGCCATCTTCTACTTCGGCGCGGGCCAGGGCGGCGCGGTGGACGCCAACGTGAAGCGCTGGGTGGGCCAGTTCCAGAAGCCGGACGGCACGGCGGTGACGGACAAGGAGGTGCGCACCAAGCAGGAGAAGCTCAACGGCCTGGCCGTCACCACCGTGGACGTGAAGGGCACCTACACCGGCGGCGGCCCGATGATGGGCCCCAGCTCGCCCAAGCCCAACGCGCGGCTCTTGGGCGCCATCGTCGAGGGCCCCGAGGGTCCGCTCTTCTTCAAGCTCACCGGCGGCGAGCGCACCGTGGGCGGCGCGGAGAAGACGTTCCGCAAGCTCGTGGAGTCGGTGAAGAAGCCGTAGCTGTCCGCCGGTGGACGGGTGGAGCGGGCGGCCGAGCGGGTCGTCCGGCTCCCCGTCCGGAGGCTCCCCGGAGGGTGATGGCCGCCGCGGCGCGCGGCAAGGAGATTGCTAAGGCATCAGCCCGCTGATGGCTTTCACACCGGGGGTCTCCATGACGCACGACACGGCGCAGTTCCAGATCGACACGATGCCCGACATCATCCTCTATCCTCGGGATACGGTGATGCGCGCGCTCGAGGTCATGCACCGCCATGGCGTGTTCCTTCTACCCGTGGTGGACGAGCGGCAGGGCGAAGTGCTGGGCCACGTGTCGGAGGAGGAGCTGGCGCGGCTGGGCCAGGCCTTCCCCCTGGTCCGCATGACTGAAATTCTGACTGCCCGCGCGGGGCTCGTTTCGGAAGGAAATGCCGAACACGTGGAGCGGGCGCGGCCCGAGGTCTGGCTGCACTAGGAATGTGACGGCGAGTCCGGGCCGGGAGAGCGGGGGGCTCTCTGGTGAACACCGTGTCACCGCCAAATGCCGTCTTCCCGACGGGCTGCCCTCCAGGACACGGCCAGAAGCGGCGGGGCTTGCCAGGGTGTAAAGGGTCGCTCCCACGCCAACCGGTGGGGGCAGGGAGGTGGTGGGACATGAAGGCTGTGGCGATCATCCTCGCGGCGGGCGAGGCCAGACACATGGGGCATTCCAAGGCACTCGTCGAGCACGAGGGGGGCAAGAGCTTCCTGCAGTCGCTGGCGTCCACGTTCGGCAAGGCGGGCTGCGCGGTGCTGGCGGTGCTGGGCAAGGACGCGGAGGCGGTGCGCGAGCAGCACCCGGCGGTGCACCTCGTGGAGAACGAGCGCTGGAGCGAGGGGCAGTTCGGCTCGGTGAAGGTGGGCCTGGACGCGGCGCTCGAGGAGGGCGCGGACGTGGTGCTGCTGCAGCCGGTGGACATGCCCGCGGTGCGCGCCAGCACGCTCAAGTCCCTGCTCAAGTCCTTTGGCGAGTCCGTGGAGGGCCTGCGTCCGGAGTTCGAGGGGGCCCTGGGCTACCCGGTGCTCCTGTCGCGCGCGGCGGCCGAGCGGCTGCGCGAGAGCACCTCCGGAGACAAGCAGCTGGAGGCGGTGCTCCGGGGCCTGTCCCCGCGCCGCATCGCGGTGAAGGATCCAGGCGTCGTGGTGAACATCAACACGCCGGAGACGTACGAGCGGCTGTTCGGCTCGGCGCCCAAGCTCGCGCCGCCGCCCAAGCGCCGGGGCAAGAAGGCCGAGGCCGGCACGGCGGCACCCGCCCCGGGCTCCGGGGAACCAGCGACGGACGGCCTGTCGGGCTCGTGAGGTGAGCCCGGCCGGGGCCGCTCAGGGCCGGGCGACAACAGCCCGCGCCCGGACGGCAACGGGCGCGGGCACCAGCCGCAGCTCCAGCCGGGGCGTGGCGGCCGGCTCGAGTCCCCGCGGTTTGAGGGGCCCATAGCCGAGGGCCACCAGCCGCTCCGGCGGCAACTTCGACGTGCGCTCGAGCTGGTGCGCCACCCGCACCGCCCGGGCCGTGGACAGCTCCAGCGCCAGGTCCGAGGGCGAGGTGTCCGGGTAGGAGGCCACCTCCACCAGGTGCCCCTCCACGTTGAGCGCCGCGGCCAGCCGCTGCAGCAGGGCCTCGCCCTGGGGCGAGAGCGCCGTGTCGCGCGGGGCGAAGAGCAGGGGATCCATCAGCCCCACCCGCAGCTCGCCCTCGGCCTCTTCCAGGTACACCGTGCCGCGCTCCCGCTCCTCCTTGAGGGTCGTCTCCAGCGCCAGCCGCGCCGCGTCCCGCCGCGCCCCGAGCTCGCCCACGCGCCGGGCGGGGGGCGCGCGCCGCGAGGCCTGGGCGCGCTGCTGCTCCTGCTCCAACTGGCGCACCCGCCGGGCGAGGCCCTCGCGCTCCAGTTGCAGCTCGGCCACCCGGGCCTCGGACTCGGCCGCCTCGCGCTCGAGCTGCTCGGTGCGGGTGGCCAGGGCGGACAGGGAGCGCGTGGCCCCCCAGGCCCCGGCCGTCACCAGGCCCACCGTCCCCAGGACGAGCCACCCCGTCCATCGGGGGCTCCGGCGTTCCTCGAGCTCGTCGGCTGTGATGTCCATGGGCCTCCACCCGTCGATTGTTGGAGCGCCGAATGTATTCGGGCCCTTGGGGTGGGTCTCAAGGAGAAGTGGGTGGGCGTGTCGCTCAGTCGATGGGAGCGGCGCCGGGGGCGTTGGCCAGCAAAAAGTAAAGGCGGCGCGTCCGGGGAGGGGACCGGGCGCGCCGCCTCCACCGCCCGGGGGATCCCGGACGGACGTGTGGCGGTGTGTCTGAAGAACGCCCCGGTTGCCTTCCCAGGGGACCGCCGGGGCATCCGCGAGTGTTTCTATCGGACGGGTCTGACATGCCTCGTCACGCCGGGCCGGCCTTGGCCCGTCCCCCGGCCATGGGGCACACTGGGCGTTCGCCCACGGCGGCAGACGGCGAGAGGGACGCGGAACGATGGCGATTCGATGCGTGGTGCTGGATTTCGATGGGACGTTCACGGACGTGGCGGCCGAGGGGGCGCCCTTCGTGAAGCACTTCCGCGGACGCCTGTCCGAGGTGCTGGGCCGTGACGTGGGGGAGGCGGGCTGGGACGAGGTGGAGCGCGAGGTGTCCTCCAGCAACGAGGAGCACGGGTGGGAGGTGGGCGGGCGCACGGTGGCTCCGGCCACGGCCGACCCCTTCCTCTTGTCCAACTTCGTGGCGCGGCGGCTGTGCGACCGGCTGGGGGTGCTGCCGGACAAGGCCGAGCGCGTGGCGCTGCTGGACACGCTCTACCGCGAGGCCTACGCCCAGGTGGCCGTGGCCTTCAAGCCCGAGGCGAAGGAGGTGCTGGAGGCGCTCCTGGAGACGGGGCTGCCGGTGACGGTGGTGACCAACGCCCACACGGACACGGTGGAGGCCAAGCTCACCAAGCTCGCGCCGAGGGGCCGCGAGCGCCTGCGGGTGTCGGGCAACGCGCGCAAGTTCCTCATCGAGCCGCCCACCCAGCCTGACGCGCGCTTCGACGCCCTGCCCGAGACGGCGCGCGTGGACTCGCTCGTGCGCCCCATCTACCTGCGCCGGGGCCGCTACTACGACGCCCTGTCCCACATCTGGCGGGAGACGGGCACCACGCCGGAGCAGACGCTGGTGGCCGGCGACATCTACGAGCTGGACCTGGCCATGCCCGCGGCGCTCGGGGCCCGGGTGCAGTACGTCATGCGCCCCAACGCGCTGGAGTACGAGCGCCGGGGCATCGCGGCGCTCGGGGCCCAGGGCGGCATGGACCCGAGCCTGCGCGCCATCCTCCCGCGGCTGAGGGACGCATGAGACCGGGGCGGCGCCTCGCCGGACTGGGGCTCGCGCTCGGGCTCGGGCTCCTGCCCGGGTGCAGGACGGCCGCGGGCTTCCGCGAGCCGGTGGCCCGCTTCAAGGAGGGCCACACCACGGCCAGCGTCGCCCTGGGCACCTACTACGCCGAGCTCAACCGCTTCGAGCGGGACCTGTACCTCGACGAGCGCCTGTATGACCCGGGGCTGGAGGTGCTGGCCTCGGAGGCGGATGGTCAGGCCACGCCCCTGCTCGGCAAGCTCTTCTCGCCCGAGTCCATCCAGGCGCGCATGGAGGCCATCGCGCTGTTGGGCACCTACGCCGAGCGGCTGGCCACGCTGGCGGGCGCGGAGGACGCGGGCAAGCTGCCCGAGGGCGCCCAGGCCCTGGGCACGCGCCTGGGCACGCTGGGCACGCAGTTGCAGACGCTGTCGGGCAAGGGGGACGCCACCGCGGCGCGCTACGTGGCGCCGGTGACGACGCTGGTGGGCGTGGTGACGTCGCTCTTCCTGGAGGAGCGGCAGGGCCAGGCGCTGCAGGAGGGCATCGAGCAGGGCGCCCCCCAGGTGACGGCCATCCTGGACCTGTTGGAGGCGGACCTGACGGAGGTGCTCGGGCCGCAGCGGCTCACGGGCGCCAAGCAGGCGGTGGCCTCGCGGGTGCTCTACTACAACCTGCGGCGCGACACGCTGTCGCTGGCCGAGCGCCGCGCGGTGCTCGAGGACATCCGCCAGGCGGCCACGCACTACGAGGCCCTGGTGGTGGCCAACCCCGTGGAGCTGGCGCGCGCCCTGCGCGACGCGCACGCGGCCCTGGTGCGCTTCGCCCGCGCCGAGCGGCGCCTGGAGTCCTTCGAGGAGCTGTCCGGCGCCATGCAGGCCTTCCAGGGCCGGGTGGATGTCGCCTCCGCCGCCGTCCAGGCCCTGCGGCCTCCCCCCGCCCCGTAGTCTCCGGAGTCAGTCCCCAGAGTGAGTCTAGAGGGAGTGAGCCCCATGCACTTCGACACCCAGACGTTGACCCAGCTCATCGAGCGCTGTTTCGACCTGTCGATGAGCGGCGCGGTGCCCGCCCAGGCGCGCGCCGAGTACCTCGCCCAGGGCAAGCGGCTGCGCGCGCAGCTCATGCGGCTGCTCGGGGCGCGCTTCGCGGCGGACTCGGCCGAATTCCACCAGGCGAGCGAGGCCCTGACGGAGACGAACGCGGCGCTCGAGCGCTCCGCGAAGGACCTGGAGTCGGCGACCCTGGCCGTCAAGCGCCTGGGGGAACTCGCCGGCTACCTGGACAAGGCCCTGGCGGTGGCGGGCAAGGTCTTGTCCTGACGGCCTTGTCCTGACACCGCGGTCCTGAAACGCGGCGGCCCCGCGGTCCCTGGGAAGGGGCGCGGGGCCGGGCGGTACGGTGGGAGGCGGGGATTAGACGCGGGCGCCAGGCGTGGCCTGGAACAGGTCGTTGAACTCGCCGATGGCCTTGTTGAGCGTGGCCTTGATGTCGTTGGTGAGCTCGCGCTTGGACTGGATGTCGGCGGCGAGGCTCGGGTGGCGGCTGTCGGTGTACTCGATGAACTCCTTCATCCAGCGCACCACGTCGGCCACCGGCACCTGGCGGATCCACCCGCGCTTGCCCGCGTCATCGCGGTTGGTGGCGGCGTACAGCTGCATGACCTGCTTCTCGACGGGCATGGGCTCGTACTGGCCCTGCTTGAGCACCTCCACGAGGCGGGCGCCGCGCGCCAGCGTCTCCTGGGTGGCCTTGTCGAGGTCCGAGCCGAACTGGGCGAAGGCGGCCAGCTCGCGGTACTGCGCCAGGTCCAGCTTGAGCGTGCCGGCCACCTGCTTCATGGCCTTGATCTGTGCGGCGCTGCCCACGCGGGACACGGAGAGGCCCACGTTGATGGCGGGACGCACGCCCGAGAAGAACAGGTCCGTCTCGAGGAAGATCTGCCCGTCGGTGATGGAGATGACGTTCGTCGGGATGTAGGCGGACACGTCACCCGCCTGCGTCTCGATGATGGGCAGCGCGGTGAGCGAGCCGGCGCCCTCGGCGTCCGACAGCTTGGCGGCGCGCTCGAGCAGGCGGCTGTGGATGAAGAACACGTCGCCCGGGTAGGCCTCGCGTCCCGGCGGCCGGCGCAGGAGCAGCGACAGCTGGCGGTACGCCACGGCCTGCTTGGACAGGTCGTCGTACACGATGAGCGCGTGCATCTTGTTGTCGCGGAAGTACTCGCCGATGGCCACGCCCGCGTACGGGGCGAAGAACTGCATGGGCGCCGGGTCCGAGGCGTTGGCCGTCACGACCACGGTGTACTCGAGCGCGCCGGAGGCCCGGAGCTTCTCCACCACCTGGGCCACCGTGGACTGCTTCTGGCCGATGGCCACGTACACGCAGTACACGTTGAGGCCGCGCTGGTTGATGATGGCGTCGATGGCGACGGCGGTCTTGCCCGTCTGACGGTCACCGATGATGAGCTCGCGCTGGCCACGGCCCACGGGCACGAGCGCGTCCAGGGCCTTGATGCCCGTCTGCAGGGGCTCGTGCACGCTCTTGCGCTTGACGATGCCGGGGGCCTTCACCTCCAGCTTGCGCGTCTCGGTGGCCTGGATGGGGCCCTTGCCGTCCAGCGGCTCGCCCAGGGGGCTGACCACGCGGCCGAGCAAACCCTTGCCCACGGGCACGGAGGCGATCTGCGCGGTGCGCTTCACGGTGTCACCCTCGCGGATGTCCTTGAAGTCACCCATGATGGCGACGCCGACGTTGTCCTCCTCGAGGTTGAGCACCAGGCCCTTGACCCCGTTGGCGAACTCCACCAGCTCACCCGACAGCACGCCCTCCAGGCCGTAGATGCGGGCGATACCGTCGCCCACGGACAGCACGGTCCCGGTCTCGGCCACGGTGACCTTCTTGCCGTAGTCCTTGATCTGCTCGCGGATGATTCTGCTGATCTCGTCGGCGCGGATTTCCATCTTGCGTCCTTGGCACGGGGCGGCTGGTGATGGGCCGCCGGGGATACCTTGAAAACTCGTCGGGGGGCCCCTTAGCACGCGCTCCCGGGCCACCGCAACGCGCAAGGGGTCGGGGCACGGGTGGGGATCATCCCGCCGGTAAGCCAGACTGCGCGTCTCAGGTGCCGGGGGCGTGGCGGGGCAGCCAGACGACGAAGCGCGTGCCCAGTCCCACACCGGACTCCACCGAGATGCGGCCCCCGTGCGCGGTGGCGATCTGCCGGACGATGTAGAGCCCCAGGCCCAGCCCGTCCCCGGCGGCGTGCTTGCCGCGCTTGAAGGGCTCGAACAGGGTGGCGCGGTCCTCCAGGGGCACCGGGATGCCCTCGTTGCGCACCGACAGCGTCATGCCGTCCGCCGAGCCCGCCAGCCGCACCTCCACCGCGCTCTCCGCGGGGCTGTGCCGCAGGCCGTTGCCCACGAGGTTGTCCAGCAACTGCACGATGCGCGACTCGTCCCAGGTGCCGTGCATCTCCCCTTCCACCTTGGAGATGACCTGGCGGTGGGGGTGGGACACCCGGTACTGCTCCACCACGCGCCCGAGCAGCTTGTCCATGCTCTGCGGCGTGGCCAGCACCGGGATGCCGCCGGCGAGCCGGGCGCGCGTGTAGTCCAGGAGCTCGTGGATCATCCGCTCCATGCGCCGGGCCGCCGCGGCCACGTGGCTCACCTGCCGGCCCTGGCTCTCGTTGAGCTCCCCGTTGCGCTCGAGCGCGCCCAGGCTCAGCTGCATGGTGTAGAGCGGCGAGCGCAGGTCATGGCCCACCACGCCCAGGAGCTGCTCGCGGAAGCTGTCGGCGCGGGTCGCGGCCTCCTCGGCCGCCTTGCGGGCGCTGATGTCCCACACCGTCACCATGCGCACGTCCCGGCCCTTGTAGACGGTGGGCCGTCCGAGCACCTCCAGGAAGAGCCGCTTGCCGTCCGCGCGCAGGCCCGTGGCCTCGTAGGGCGCCACCACCTGCCGGGCCGTGGCGCGCTGCACCGCCTCGCGCGACTCGGGGGCGATCCACCGCACCACGGACTGTCCCACCATCTCCTCGGGAGAGGTGCCCAGCAGGCTCGCCATCGCCTGGCTCGCCTCGAGGATGACGCCGCCCTCGTGCAGGCAGTAGCCGTCACAGGACACCGAGGCCAGGTCGCGCAGCCGCGCCTCGCTCTCGCGCAGCATCACCTCCTGGGTGACGCGCGCCGTCTCGTCCTCCACCATCAGGCTCACGCCCGAGCGCAGCCCGCCCAGGCTCGCCGGCATGAGCGACACGCGCAGGTGCCGCGGGCCGCCCGGTGCCCCCAGCGAGCCGGTGACGCGCGCGCCCAGGATGGGCTCGCCCGCCAGCGCCTGCTGCAGCAGCGGGGCGAGCGCGGCGGCCAGCATCGGCCACACCTCGCCCACGGTGCGGCCCTCATAGGCGCTGCCCGGCAGCGTGCTCTGGGTGATGAGCGTGGTGTTGACGAAGCGGAAGCACAGCCCCGCGTCCAGGAAGGCCAGGCCCAGTCCGGGCGCCTGAAGGAGCGCCGCCAGACAGGACATCGCCTCTTCCGGAATGGAGGCGGTCCGATTCGAGGCGGACGGACGGTGGGGGACGGGCTGCGCCATGGCTGGGAAAGGACGGGCGGGGCCCGTGGGGCCACCATAGCCTGTCCCTGACGCGCTGGAAATACCGGACTTGCCGGGAAGTGGACGGAAACCGACAGCCCGGCCTCTTCCCGTGGTGCCGCTCGGACGCTCAGTGCTGCTTGAGTTCGCGGCGCATCTGCTCGAGCTGGGTGCGCAGCGTCCCGTCGTACAGGGTGCTGCCCACCTGGGCGGCCACGCCGCCGAGCACGCTCGGGTCCACGCGCGGCTCGAGCACCACGTTGCGCTGGGTGAGGGCGCGCAGGCTCTCGGAGATCTTCTGCACCGCGTCCAGCGTGAGGGGCACGGCGCTGGTCACGTGGCCCCGCACCCGGCCGGCCTGGGCATCCGCCATGTCGCGGTAGAGGCGGGCGATGTCCGGCAGGTAGCCGAGCCGGTTGCGATCCACCAGCAGGCGCAGGGTGTTGGCGAGCACGGGCTCCATCTGGCCGCTGGCCTGGATGAGTCCCTCGACCACGCGGGTGCGCTGGGAGGCGGTGAAGGCCGGGTTGAGCAGCACGTTGGAGAGGTCGCGGTTGTCGGCCAGCAGGCTGGCGAAGGTCGACAGCTGCTCGGACACGGCGTCGGCACGCCCCGCCTCGGTGGCGACGTCGAGAAGAGCGCGGGCGTAGCGGCGGGCAATAGACACGTTCACCATGGCGCGGCGCGCTTAGCACGCCCCCCGGGTCCAGGGCAACGATGGGTGAATGACCCACCCCGGGTGTGCCATAAGTTCTCTTGCACACGCGGGTTGGGGTGGGGGTGAAACACCTCGCCCGGAGCCCGGCATCCCCGGCGTATCATGGACTCTCGGACCATGGGCGACCCCGTCATCGGCATCGATCTGGGCACCACCAACAGCGCGGTGGGCACCGTGGAGGGCGGCCAGCCGCGCCTCATTCCATCCCGCGCGGGAGGCCGCCTCACGCCTTCCGTGGTGGGGCTCACCCCGCGCACCGCCGAGCGGGTCGTGGGCACCCAGGCCCAGGCGCTCGCCGAGGAGCACCCGGACTGCGTGGTGTGGGCCACCAAGCGCTTCATCGGGCGGCGCTTCACCCCGGAGCTCGTCCAGGCGGCGCGTGCCCTGGTGCCCTATCCCCTGGTGGGCGGCACCACGGGGGACGTGCGCGTGAAGCTCTCCGGGCGCACCGTGCCCGTCACCCAGGTGGCCGCCATGGTGCTCGGCGAGCTCAAGCTGGACGCCGAGGCGTACTTCGGCCAGGGCGTGAAGAAGTGCGTCATCACCGTGCCCGCCAACTTCGATGACGGCCAGCGTCAGGCCACGCGCGAGGCGGCGGCCATCGCCGGCCTGGAGGTGCTGCGCCTCATCAACGAGCCCACCGCCGCGGCGCTCGCCTACGGCCTGTCCCGGGGCTTCGAGGGCCATGCGCTCGTGTTCGACCTGGGCGGCGGCACCTTCGACGTCACCGTGCTGGAGGTCACCGACGGCGTCTACGAGGTGAAGGCCACCGGGGGAGACCCCGCGCTGGGCGGCGAGGACTTCGACCTGCGCATCGTGGAGTGGCTGCTCGCCCAGGTGGAGGAGCCCTACCGCGAGCAGGTGCACCGCGACGCCACCTCCATGCACAAGCTCAAGGTGGCCGCCGAGCAGGCCAAGCGCGAGCTGTCCGAGTACGAGGAGACGCTCATCTCGGTGGGCGGGCTCGGGGACCACTCGCAGCCCACGCGCAAGCACACGGGGCTG includes:
- a CDS encoding PAS domain-containing sensor histidine kinase; this translates as MSCLAALLQAPGLGLAFLDAGLCFRFVNTTLITQSTLPGSAYEGRTVGEVWPMLAAALAPLLQQALAGEPILGARVTGSLGAPGGPRHLRVSLMPASLGGLRSGVSLMVEDETARVTQEVMLRESEARLRDLASVSCDGYCLHEGGVILEASQAMASLLGTSPEEMVGQSVVRWIAPESREAVQRATARQVVAPYEATGLRADGKRLFLEVLGRPTVYKGRDVRMVTVWDISARKAAEEAATRADSFREQLLGVVGHDLRSPLYTMQLSLGALERNGELNESQGRQVSHVAAAARRMERMIHELLDYTRARLAGGIPVLATPQSMDKLLGRVVEQYRVSHPHRQVISKVEGEMHGTWDESRIVQLLDNLVGNGLRHSPAESAVEVRLAGSADGMTLSVRNEGIPVPLEDRATLFEPFKRGKHAAGDGLGLGLYIVRQIATAHGGRISVESGVGLGTRFVVWLPRHAPGT
- the atpH gene encoding ATP synthase F1 subunit delta, whose product is MVNVSIARRYARALLDVATEAGRADAVSEQLSTFASLLADNRDLSNVLLNPAFTASQRTRVVEGLIQASGQMEPVLANTLRLLVDRNRLGYLPDIARLYRDMADAQAGRVRGHVTSAVPLTLDAVQKISESLRALTQRNVVLEPRVDPSVLGGVAAQVGSTLYDGTLRTQLEQMRRELKQH